A DNA window from Plasmodium brasilianum strain Bolivian I chromosome 12, whole genome shotgun sequence contains the following coding sequences:
- a CDS encoding chromatin assembly factor 1 subunit B: protein MIDIISEKNKSYDLMDSYESKSPIENETNENAKVDIINERYIIWRKNTPFLYSSLLKNKLDWPSLTVEFLGSENSFKSKTNYFTNKILLGTHTSNQDSEYVYIGEIKFPLYSTKEDVLQYENYTGFISNKKKRKGHPLPSFEIKAKLLHPGEVIRATHLPNNSFFIVTQTYNGNILLFDYTKHPSFPSDISTCYPQMILKGHTSEGSGLCWNINKIYNNCSNKNTNVFNDENENDGTEGTDDPSMDVNTSNLLLASCASDGSICLWDINKGTKSNEVPRTYGINKIGKTADYNIKIYENTPTLSPLCTWTNKNKETSLNDVFFHPKFNNALGVCDDEGYMSLYDIRKKYFFSKPEINFKDHNEPMNTFSFDNFSDYIFSCGYTDGLISIWDMRFNKESLLKIDYHTQSINRIKFCLMQSGVFGSCSDDGIACIWDISRNSVNYEQVRKLDDDIYNNPKKIPKQLLFVHGGHVGSVYDMSWANSNTFLVATVGVDNSLQVWHMNEQFIFQ from the coding sequence ATGATAGACATAATAAgcgaaaaaaacaaaagctATGATTTGATGGACTCTTATGAATCTAAAAGTCCAATAGAGAAtgaaacaaatgaaaatgcAAAGGTAGATATTATTAAtgaaagatatataatatggaGGAAAAACActccatttttatatagttcacttttaaaaaacaaattagaTTGGCCATCGTTAACAGTTGAATTTTTAGGAAGCGAGAATTCTTTTAAGTCAAAAACcaattattttacaaataaaatacttttaGGTACACACACGTCTAATCAAGATTctgaatatgtatacataggTGAAATTAAATTTCCATTATATTCTACAAAGGAAGATGTACTACAATATGAGAATTATACAGGTTttataagtaataaaaagaaaagaaaaggtCATCCATTACCATCTTTTGAAATAAAAGCAAAACTGTTACATCCAGGTGAAGTGATAAGAGCTACCCATTTACCCAATAATTCGTTTTTTATAGTTACACAAACATATAatggaaatatattattatttgattaTACAAAACATCCTTCATTTCCTTCTGATATATCTACATGTTACCCCCAGATGATATTAAAAGGACATACAAGTGAAGGAAGTGGCTTATGCtggaatattaataaaatatataacaactgtagtaataaaaatactaatgtatttaatgatgaaaatgaaaatgacgGAACAGAAGGTACTGATGATCCTTCCATGGACGTAAACACTAGTAACCTACTGTTAGCCTCATGTGCATCCGATGGAAGTATTTGTCTATGGGATATTAACAAAGGAACAAAAAGTAATGAAGTACCAAGGACATAtggtattaataaaattggaaaaacagctgattataatataaaaatttatgaaaatactCCAACTCTAAGTCCTTTATGTACATggacaaataaaaataaagaaacatCTTTAAATGATGTGTTTTTTCATCCCAAATTTAATAATGCCCTTGGTGTGTGTGATGATGAAGGATATATGAGTTTATAtgatataagaaaaaaatattttttttcaaaacctgaaataaattttaaagatcATAACGAACCAATGAATACATTTTcttttgataatttttcggattatattttttcatgtgGATATACTGATGGATTAATTTCTATATGGGATATGAGATTTAATAAAGAATCTTTACTTAAAATAGATTATCATACTCAAAGTATTAACAGAATTAAATTTTGCCTGATGCAGTCAGGTGTTTTTGGATCTTGTTCAGACGATGGAATTGCTTGTATCTGGGATATTTCTAGAAACTCagtaaattatgaacaagtcaGAAAATTAGATGatgatatttataataaccCCAAAAAAATACCAAAACAGTTATTGTTTGTTCATGGGGGTCATGTTGGAAGTGTTTATGATATGTCCTGGGCGAACAGCAACACGTTCTTGGTCGCTACTGTTGGGGTCGATAACTCGCTGCAAGTGTGGCACATGAATGAACAGTTCATATTTCAGTGA